The following coding sequences lie in one Desulfotignum phosphitoxidans DSM 13687 genomic window:
- a CDS encoding ABC transporter ATP-binding protein: protein MISNDSNTAVELDRLYLSFDGQPVLKNLHLSIFPGDKVTLTGPSGSGKSTVLRCILGIVMPDSGTITILGEPVTRHNIWQKRRHIAYVAQEPDLGAGSVKEVIETPFSYRANAGLRDNLARLPEIMERFNLPQPLLDKQITRLSGGEKQRVALTIAILLDRPIVLLDEASSALDTKNKQAVADYFRQAGNTTVLSVAHDTEWLGFATRVVDMNEIQKT from the coding sequence ATGATTTCAAATGATTCCAACACAGCCGTCGAACTTGACCGGCTGTATCTGTCCTTTGACGGCCAACCCGTGTTGAAAAACCTGCATTTAAGCATTTTTCCAGGGGACAAGGTGACCCTGACCGGTCCGTCCGGTTCCGGAAAATCCACGGTCCTCAGGTGCATACTGGGCATAGTGATGCCGGATTCCGGAACCATCACGATCCTGGGAGAGCCTGTCACCCGTCACAATATCTGGCAGAAAAGGCGCCACATCGCCTATGTGGCCCAGGAACCGGATCTGGGGGCCGGCAGCGTCAAAGAAGTGATTGAAACCCCGTTCTCCTATCGGGCCAATGCCGGTCTGCGTGACAATCTTGCCCGGCTTCCCGAAATCATGGAAAGATTCAACTTGCCGCAACCGTTGCTGGACAAACAGATCACCCGGCTTTCCGGCGGAGAAAAACAACGGGTTGCACTGACCATCGCCATTTTGCTGGACCGCCCCATTGTGCTGCTTGATGAAGCCTCTTCCGCTCTGGACACGAAAAACAAACAGGCCGTGGCTGATTACTTCAGACAGGCAGGCAACACCACCGTACTTTCCGTGGCCCATGACACCGAATGGCTGGGATTTGCCACCCGGGTCGTTGACATGAACGAGATCCAGAAGACGTAA